The proteins below come from a single Crossiella sp. CA-258035 genomic window:
- a CDS encoding YciI family protein, with protein MEFFCYHRDRPGSLTLRQELLEQHLSYMDRYAAEMIARGPTMLDGIPTGSVHVLVLPDPAAARAFAFDEPGYQAGAYRDVLLRRWRNTLGRTMWDFPGGRTGGNRYLVLGLGAGEPVDLAVPADREQLIAYGPLLADDGEQWLGTAALVRAADAAAARGVLSVERYADVEVHNWQFGGRQPRH; from the coding sequence GTGGAATTCTTCTGCTACCACCGTGATCGTCCCGGTTCGCTGACCCTGCGCCAGGAACTGCTGGAACAGCACCTGTCGTACATGGACCGGTATGCCGCGGAGATGATCGCCCGCGGCCCCACCATGCTCGACGGGATCCCCACCGGCAGCGTGCACGTCCTCGTCCTGCCTGACCCCGCCGCCGCCCGCGCCTTCGCCTTCGACGAGCCCGGCTACCAGGCCGGGGCGTACCGGGACGTGCTGCTGCGGCGGTGGCGCAACACGCTGGGCCGCACCATGTGGGACTTCCCCGGCGGCCGCACCGGCGGCAACCGCTACCTGGTCCTCGGGCTGGGCGCGGGGGAGCCGGTGGACCTCGCCGTGCCTGCGGACCGGGAGCAGTTGATCGCGTACGGGCCGCTGCTCGCCGATGACGGGGAACAGTGGCTGGGCACGGCGGCGCTGGTCAGGGCGGCGGACGCGGCGGCGGCGCGCGGGGTGCTCTCGGTCGAGCGGTATGCCGACGTCGAGGTGCACAACTGGCAGTTCGGCGGACGCCAGCCGAGGCACTAA
- a CDS encoding BTAD domain-containing putative transcriptional regulator: protein MPVRFRLLGEFQVLDGDAVLEIRHQRQRCVLAALLVDLNQVVRLDTLADRVWGEQQPGRPRDTLYSYVSRLRSALAGVDGVTITQRAGGYLLTADPGSVDLHRFQDLVARVSAAHEEQRAALLTRALDQWTGVALADIDGAWAAQVRETLTRQRFDARLDLAELELHSGQSGGLDLELAGLTAAHPLDERLASLLVLARYRNGRQDAALREYERIRLLLAAELGADPGPALRRLHQQIRHGDTAPAPPRARPHPAPRQLPAAPQHFTGRTQELAVLDDGSPQSTVVISAIGGAGGIGKTSLALHWAHRNAHRFPDGQLYVDLRGFDPSAEPMPAATAIRRFLDALGVAPAVVPAEPDAMATLYRSVIADKRLLIVLDNAADTAQVLPLLPGEPTCAVLVTSRRRLIGLTSAHGAVQVGLTVLADHEARELLGRRLGEQRLAAEPEAVAGILRSCSGLPLALGIVAARAVAAPAMPLSALAEELGSAAARLDAFDTDDAGHNLRAVFSWSYRALPAEAGQVFALLGLAPGADLSLTAIGCLTGLPAARLRGPLRALESSSLVERTLPDRYRMHDLLRLYATELAERLDEATREAALRRLVEMYLVVAGRARELVMFSPRIHEVVDTAAGDPSWPVFGGSAEALDWLEAERANLLALVARLAERGRPNEVWRLAWLLHGFFRARQHKADWIEVGRLGVAAAARIGDPVASFHAANCLGGAYRAAGRWAEAIAQYRDALSQAASDPERTAMMVNNIGITLVNSGDAEAALGCLEQALALARQAGSANDEAVYSLNLGDGYNAVGRYPEGLRHNETARTLFRSLGKDLHGAIAAVNIAQSCLGLGELAKAAASAEEAGAEFRALSAWFDLAKSLHLLGRIRNALGHHDSARGAWTDALETFRELNDPRATEVEQLLRGLD from the coding sequence GTGCCGGTGCGGTTCCGACTGCTGGGCGAGTTCCAGGTGCTCGACGGCGATGCCGTGCTGGAGATCAGGCACCAGCGGCAGCGCTGTGTGCTCGCGGCGCTGCTCGTCGACCTGAACCAGGTCGTCCGGCTGGACACCCTGGCCGACCGGGTGTGGGGCGAGCAGCAGCCGGGGCGTCCCCGCGACACGCTCTACAGCTACGTGTCCCGGCTGCGCAGCGCGCTGGCCGGCGTCGACGGGGTCACCATCACGCAGCGCGCCGGCGGCTACCTGCTGACCGCCGACCCCGGATCCGTGGACCTGCACCGGTTCCAGGACCTGGTGGCGCGCGTCAGTGCCGCGCACGAGGAGCAACGGGCCGCCCTGCTCACCAGGGCGCTGGACCAGTGGACCGGGGTGGCGTTGGCGGACATCGACGGCGCCTGGGCGGCGCAGGTGCGGGAAACACTGACCCGGCAACGGTTCGACGCCCGGCTGGACCTCGCCGAACTGGAACTCCACAGTGGACAGTCCGGCGGACTGGACCTGGAACTCGCCGGGCTCACCGCGGCGCATCCGCTGGACGAGCGGCTCGCGAGCCTGCTCGTGCTGGCCAGGTACCGCAACGGCCGCCAGGATGCGGCCCTGCGCGAGTACGAGCGGATCCGGCTGCTGCTCGCCGCGGAGCTGGGCGCCGATCCCGGCCCGGCGCTGCGGCGGCTGCACCAGCAGATCCGCCACGGCGACACCGCGCCCGCCCCGCCCCGGGCCCGGCCACACCCCGCGCCTCGGCAGCTCCCGGCCGCGCCACAGCACTTCACCGGCCGCACCCAGGAGCTCGCCGTCCTCGACGACGGGAGTCCACAGTCGACAGTCGTGATCTCCGCGATCGGTGGTGCGGGCGGGATCGGCAAGACCAGCCTCGCCCTGCACTGGGCGCACCGCAACGCCCACCGCTTCCCGGACGGGCAGCTGTACGTGGACCTGCGCGGCTTCGACCCCTCGGCCGAACCGATGCCCGCGGCCACGGCCATCCGGCGGTTCCTGGACGCGCTCGGGGTGGCGCCCGCCGTGGTCCCGGCCGAGCCGGACGCCATGGCGACCCTGTACCGCAGCGTGATCGCGGACAAGCGCCTGCTGATCGTGCTGGACAACGCCGCCGACACCGCGCAGGTGCTGCCGCTGCTGCCCGGCGAGCCCACCTGCGCGGTGCTGGTCACCAGCCGTCGCAGGCTCATCGGCCTGACCAGCGCGCACGGCGCGGTCCAGGTCGGCCTGACCGTGCTGGCCGATCACGAGGCACGCGAACTGCTCGGCCGCCGCCTCGGCGAACAACGGCTGGCGGCCGAACCGGAGGCGGTCGCCGGCATCCTGCGGTCCTGCTCGGGACTGCCGCTGGCGCTGGGCATCGTGGCCGCCAGGGCGGTGGCCGCGCCCGCGATGCCGTTGTCGGCGCTGGCGGAGGAGCTGGGCAGCGCGGCGGCCCGGCTGGACGCCTTCGACACCGACGACGCGGGCCACAACCTGCGCGCGGTGTTCTCCTGGTCCTACCGGGCGCTCCCCGCCGAGGCCGGGCAGGTGTTCGCGCTGCTCGGCCTCGCACCGGGCGCCGACCTCAGCCTGACCGCCATCGGCTGCCTCACCGGGTTGCCCGCCGCGCGGCTGCGCGGGCCGCTGCGCGCGCTGGAGAGCAGCTCGCTGGTGGAGCGGACGCTGCCGGACCGCTACCGCATGCACGACCTCCTCCGGCTGTACGCGACCGAGCTCGCCGAGCGGCTCGACGAGGCCACCCGGGAAGCGGCACTGCGGCGGCTGGTCGAGATGTACCTGGTCGTGGCGGGGCGGGCCCGCGAGCTGGTGATGTTCAGCCCGCGGATCCACGAGGTCGTGGACACCGCAGCGGGCGATCCCTCCTGGCCGGTTTTTGGTGGCAGCGCTGAAGCCCTGGACTGGCTGGAGGCGGAGCGGGCCAACCTGCTGGCCCTGGTGGCCAGGCTCGCCGAGCGCGGCCGGCCCAACGAGGTGTGGCGGCTCGCCTGGCTGCTGCACGGCTTCTTCCGGGCCCGCCAGCACAAGGCGGACTGGATCGAGGTGGGACGGCTCGGGGTCGCCGCCGCGGCGCGGATCGGCGACCCGGTGGCGAGTTTCCACGCGGCCAACTGCCTAGGCGGCGCCTACCGCGCGGCCGGGAGGTGGGCGGAGGCCATCGCCCAGTACCGGGACGCGCTCAGTCAGGCGGCCAGCGACCCGGAGCGGACCGCGATGATGGTCAACAACATCGGGATCACCCTGGTGAACAGCGGCGACGCCGAGGCCGCCCTCGGCTGTCTGGAACAGGCGCTCGCCCTGGCCCGCCAGGCGGGGTCGGCCAACGACGAGGCGGTCTACTCGCTCAACCTCGGCGACGGTTACAACGCCGTCGGCAGGTACCCGGAAGGCCTGCGGCACAACGAGACCGCGCGCACCCTGTTCCGCTCGCTGGGCAAGGACCTGCACGGTGCGATCGCCGCGGTGAACATCGCGCAGTCCTGCCTCGGCCTCGGCGAACTGGCCAAGGCCGCGGCCAGCGCCGAAGAAGCGGGGGCGGAGTTCCGTGCGCTCAGCGCCTGGTTCGACCTCGCCAAGAGCCTGCACCTGCTCGGACGCATCCGGAACGCCTTGGGCCACCACGATTCGGCCAGAGGAGCCTGGACGGACGCACTGGAGACGTTCCGGGAGCTGAACGACCCCAGGGCAACCGAGGTCGAGCAGCTGCTGCGCGGCCTGGACTGA